A genomic region of Serratia fonticola contains the following coding sequences:
- the tauC gene encoding taurine ABC transporter permease TauC, whose translation MSLHSVLKATVPTAVRQSRFTLPRSLKLSAATLLVLLAVWWAVTALQLISPLFLPAPQQVLHQLVVIASPQGFMDATLWQHLAASLGRILLALLAAVVIGVPVGIAMGLSETVRGILDPLIEIYRPVPPLAYLPLMVIWFGIGETSKILLIYLAIFAPVTLSTVAGVRNVAQVRMRAAQALGANRWQLLRFVVLPSALPEILTGIRIGLGVGWSTLVAAELIAATRGLGFMVQSAGEFLATDVVIAGISVIAIIAFGLELGLRALQRRLTPWHGVQQ comes from the coding sequence ATGAGCCTGCATTCTGTTCTGAAAGCCACAGTACCGACAGCGGTGCGTCAATCTCGTTTCACGCTGCCGCGCAGCCTCAAGCTGAGCGCGGCAACCTTGCTGGTGCTGTTGGCGGTCTGGTGGGCAGTAACCGCCTTGCAGCTGATCAGCCCGTTATTTCTGCCCGCGCCGCAGCAGGTATTGCATCAACTGGTCGTCATTGCCAGCCCGCAAGGCTTTATGGATGCCACGCTGTGGCAACATCTGGCCGCCAGTCTGGGCCGCATTCTGTTGGCATTGCTGGCCGCGGTGGTGATTGGTGTCCCGGTAGGCATAGCGATGGGATTGAGTGAGACAGTGCGTGGCATTCTTGATCCACTGATCGAAATTTATCGCCCGGTGCCGCCGTTGGCTTATCTGCCGCTGATGGTGATCTGGTTTGGCATTGGCGAAACTTCAAAAATCCTGCTGATTTACCTGGCGATTTTTGCCCCGGTGACGCTTTCGACCGTGGCAGGCGTACGCAATGTGGCGCAGGTGCGCATGCGTGCAGCGCAGGCTTTGGGGGCCAACCGCTGGCAACTGCTGCGCTTTGTGGTGTTGCCGAGTGCGTTGCCGGAAATCCTGACCGGTATCCGTATTGGTCTGGGTGTCGGTTGGTCCACGCTGGTGGCCGCCGAATTGATTGCCGCCACGCGCGGTCTGGGATTTATGGTGCAGTCAGCCGGTGAGTTTCTGGCGACCGACGTGGTGATCGCCGGTATCAGCGTGATTGCGATAATCGCATTTGGTCTGGAGCTGGGGCTGCGTGCCTTGCAGCGCCGCTTGACCCCCTGGCATGGAGTACAGCAATGA
- the tauD gene encoding taurine dioxygenase, with product MNERLVITPLGPYIGALVENVNLARPLGDGQFEQLYHALLKHQVLFLRDQPITPLQQRELAGRFGDLHIHPVYPHAADVEEIIVLDTHDDNPPDNDNWHTDVTFIENPPLGAILAAKQLPTTGGDTLWASGIAAYEALSEPFKQLLAGLQAEHDFTKSFSEYKHRGSEEEHQRWQLAVQKNPPLLHPVIRTHPVTGKQALFVNEGFTTRIVGLAAKESDALLNFLFAHITKPEFQVRWRWQANDIAIWDNRVTQHYANADYLPQRRIMHRATILGDKPFYRGRE from the coding sequence ATGAACGAACGTTTGGTGATTACCCCGTTGGGGCCTTATATCGGTGCGCTGGTGGAAAACGTCAATCTGGCGCGGCCACTGGGCGACGGCCAGTTTGAACAGCTTTACCATGCGTTACTCAAGCATCAGGTGCTGTTCCTGCGCGATCAGCCTATCACGCCGCTACAACAGCGCGAGCTGGCAGGGCGCTTCGGCGATCTGCATATTCATCCGGTTTATCCACATGCTGCCGATGTGGAAGAGATTATTGTGCTGGATACTCATGACGATAACCCGCCGGATAACGACAATTGGCATACCGATGTCACTTTCATTGAAAACCCGCCGTTGGGGGCGATTTTAGCCGCTAAACAGTTGCCGACGACGGGGGGCGATACCCTCTGGGCCAGCGGAATTGCCGCTTATGAGGCGCTGTCCGAACCCTTTAAGCAGTTATTGGCTGGGCTACAGGCGGAGCATGATTTCACCAAATCCTTCTCGGAATACAAGCATCGCGGCAGCGAAGAAGAACATCAGCGCTGGCAATTGGCCGTGCAGAAAAACCCACCGTTACTGCACCCGGTGATCCGCACTCATCCAGTCACAGGCAAGCAGGCGCTGTTCGTCAATGAAGGATTTACCACGCGGATTGTCGGGTTGGCTGCGAAGGAGAGTGATGCGCTATTGAACTTCCTGTTTGCGCATATCACCAAGCCGGAATTCCAGGTGCGCTGGCGTTGGCAGGCCAATGATATTGCGATTTGGGATAACCGCGTGACGCAGCATTACGCCAACGCGGATTACCTGCCGCAGCGGCGTATTATGCACCGCGCGACGATCTTGGGGGATAAGCCTTTTTATCGTGGCAGGGAGTAA
- a CDS encoding ABC transporter ATP-binding protein codes for MIVFSSLQIRRGTRVLLDNATATVNPGQKVGLVGKNGCGKSTLLALLKGEIAADGGSYTFPGNWALAWVNQETPALDVPAIEYVIDGDREFRQLEAELQVANDNNDGHAIATLHGKLDALDAWTIRSRAASLLHGLGFSNEQLQSPVRAFSGGWRMRLNLAQALVCRSDLLLLDEPTNHLDLDAVIWLERWLKSYPGTLVLISHDRDFLDPIVDKILHIENQTINEYTGNYSSFERQRVTKLAQQQSLYQSQQEKVAHLQSYIDRFRAKATKAKQAQSRIKMLERMELIAPAHVDNPFSFSFREPESLPNPLLRMEKVSAGYGDKVILQSIKLNLVPGSRIGLLGRNGAGKSTLIKMLAGTLEPLSGEIGLAKGIKLGYFAQHQLEFLRADESPLQHLSRIAPRVLEQQLRDYLGGFGFQGDKVTEVTERFSGGEKARLVLALIVWQRPNLLLLDEPTNHLDLDMRQALTEALIDFEGALVVVSHDRHLLRSTTDDLYLVHDGQVEPFEGDLDDYQQWLSDLQKQQAQQDAAPKQDNGNSAQARKDQKRREAEFRTQTQPLRKQITKLEQQMDKLGAELAVIEEKLADSTLYDISRKAELTECLQKQSQAKSALEETEMTWLDAQEQLENLTQAFEAEN; via the coding sequence ATGATTGTTTTCTCCTCGCTACAAATCCGACGCGGCACCCGCGTCCTGTTGGACAACGCCACGGCGACGGTTAATCCAGGTCAGAAGGTCGGCCTGGTGGGTAAAAACGGCTGTGGCAAATCCACACTGTTGGCGCTGTTGAAGGGTGAGATCGCCGCAGACGGCGGCAGCTACACCTTCCCTGGCAACTGGGCACTGGCCTGGGTCAATCAGGAAACACCGGCACTGGATGTGCCCGCCATTGAGTATGTTATCGATGGCGATCGAGAATTTCGCCAGCTCGAAGCCGAATTACAGGTGGCAAACGACAATAACGATGGTCACGCTATCGCCACACTGCACGGCAAGCTCGATGCCCTGGATGCCTGGACGATACGCTCCCGCGCAGCCAGCCTGCTGCACGGTTTAGGCTTTTCTAACGAGCAGTTACAAAGCCCGGTCCGCGCTTTCTCGGGGGGTTGGCGTATGCGCCTCAACCTGGCACAGGCGCTGGTTTGCCGCTCCGATTTGCTGTTGCTGGACGAACCCACGAACCACCTGGATCTGGATGCGGTAATCTGGCTGGAACGCTGGCTGAAAAGCTACCCAGGCACTTTGGTACTGATTTCACATGACCGCGATTTCCTCGATCCTATCGTCGATAAAATTCTGCATATTGAAAATCAGACTATCAACGAATACACCGGTAACTATTCGTCGTTCGAACGCCAGCGGGTAACCAAACTGGCACAACAGCAATCGCTCTATCAGAGTCAACAGGAAAAAGTCGCACACCTGCAAAGCTACATTGATCGCTTCCGCGCCAAGGCGACCAAAGCCAAACAGGCACAGAGCCGTATCAAGATGCTGGAACGCATGGAACTGATCGCCCCGGCACACGTCGATAACCCGTTCAGCTTCAGCTTCCGCGAACCGGAAAGCCTGCCAAACCCACTGCTACGGATGGAGAAGGTCAGCGCAGGCTATGGTGACAAAGTGATCCTGCAGTCGATCAAACTCAACCTGGTGCCCGGTTCACGTATTGGCTTGCTGGGTCGGAACGGGGCCGGTAAGTCAACGCTGATCAAAATGCTGGCCGGAACGCTGGAGCCCTTGAGCGGCGAAATTGGTCTGGCGAAAGGCATCAAGCTGGGATATTTCGCTCAGCATCAGTTGGAATTCCTGCGCGCCGATGAATCGCCATTGCAGCATCTAAGCCGCATCGCGCCCCGCGTACTGGAACAGCAGCTGCGCGATTATCTTGGCGGCTTCGGCTTCCAGGGCGATAAAGTCACCGAAGTCACCGAACGTTTTTCCGGTGGAGAGAAAGCACGGCTGGTATTGGCGTTGATCGTCTGGCAGCGTCCCAACCTGCTGCTGCTTGATGAACCGACCAACCACCTGGATCTGGATATGCGTCAGGCGTTGACCGAAGCGCTGATCGACTTCGAAGGCGCCTTGGTGGTCGTTTCGCACGATCGCCACCTGTTACGTTCCACCACTGACGATCTGTATCTGGTGCATGATGGCCAAGTGGAGCCATTTGAAGGCGATCTGGACGATTACCAGCAGTGGCTGAGCGACTTGCAAAAACAGCAGGCACAGCAAGATGCTGCACCGAAGCAGGATAACGGCAACAGCGCGCAGGCACGTAAAGACCAAAAACGCCGCGAAGCCGAGTTCCGTACGCAAACCCAGCCATTGCGCAAACAAATCACCAAGCTGGAGCAGCAGATGGACAAGTTGGGCGCTGAGTTAGCCGTGATAGAAGAGAAACTGGCGGACTCAACGCTGTACGACATCAGCCGTAAAGCCGAACTCACCGAATGCCTGCAAAAGCAGAGCCAGGCCAAATCGGCTCTGGAAGAAACGGAAATGACCTGGCTGGATGCTCAGGAACAACTGGAAAATCTGACCCAAGCATTTGAAGCAGAGAATTAA
- the kefG gene encoding glutathione-regulated potassium-efflux system ancillary protein KefG has protein sequence MSQPPKVLLLYAHPESQDSVANRVLLRPAQQLENVTVHDLYAHYPDFFIDIHHEQQLLRDHQVIVFQHPLYTYSCPALLKEWLDRVLSRGFASGVGGNALAGKYWRSVITTGEPEGAYRTGGYNRYPIEDILRPFELTAAMCHMHWLTPIIVYWARRQRPEVLISHASAYGDWLHNPLPHTGRL, from the coding sequence ATGTCGCAGCCGCCAAAGGTTTTGCTGCTGTATGCCCATCCGGAATCCCAGGACTCGGTGGCAAACCGGGTTTTGTTACGACCGGCACAGCAGTTGGAAAATGTCACCGTGCACGATTTATACGCGCACTATCCTGACTTTTTTATTGATATCCACCATGAACAACAGCTGCTGCGCGATCATCAGGTTATTGTTTTTCAACATCCTCTCTATACCTACAGTTGTCCGGCCTTGCTGAAAGAATGGCTGGATCGCGTGTTGTCCCGCGGGTTTGCCAGCGGAGTTGGCGGTAATGCATTGGCAGGGAAATACTGGCGTTCGGTGATCACCACCGGAGAACCGGAAGGCGCTTACCGCACCGGAGGATATAACCGTTATCCCATAGAGGATATTCTGCGCCCTTTTGAGCTGACCGCCGCCATGTGCCATATGCACTGGCTGACGCCGATAATCGTTTACTGGGCGCGCCGTCAACGGCCAGAAGTGCTGATCAGCCATGCCAGCGCTTATGGTGACTGGCTGCATAACCCATTGCCGCATACAGGGAGGCTGTGA